The Pseudomonas multiresinivorans DNA window CGAGCCCCACGTGCGCTTCCAGGGGCAGGTGGGCGAACAGGCGACGTTCTTCTTCTTCGACCCTTGCGGCAATGCCCTGGAGTTCAAGTCGTTCAAGGATATCGGCCAGCTGTTCGCTTCTTGACCGCCGGTCAGGCGTGGAAATCGCCTTCATGCCACATGGAAATTTCCTACATAGCACCTGGTCGCCAGTTCCTAGGATAACGCCCGTCTCCAACGCTCACCCTGAGGTGACTCGACGTGCGCCCCATCCGCTGGCTTCCGTTTTACCTGTTCTGCACCCTGGGTGCGTCCATCGCCCTGGCAGATGAGTACGACGCCCCGGACTGGCGTCGCTACGAAAGCGCCTCGATCGACCGGAGCTTCTCGCCCGCTGGCCACGCTTCGATCGGCGGCGAGCAACGCGGCGTGGCCCATCGCATGCAGCGCAGCGGGGAATTCTCACAGGCTCACCAGCGAAGCGCCGCGGTCCTGCCCTCTCGTGGCCACGACAAGGGCAGCCGGCAATTCAGCCCGGTAGACACCTCGCGCATCGTCGAGCGCGCCCACGAACTGATCGGCACGCCATACCGCTGGGGTGGTGAAAGCGAGGAAAACGGCTTCGACTGCAGCGGCCTGCTCGTCTACCTCTACCGCAGCATCGCCAACCGCAAGCTGCCGCGCACCACCCATTCGATGATTGCCCAGCGCCAGAACGAAGTCAGCCGCGACGAACTGCAACCCGGCGACGCGGTGTTCTTCAACCACAACGGCGGCGGCAGCGCCAGCCACGTGGGCCTGTACATCGGCGACGACCGCTTCATCCACGCGCCGCGAACCGGCAAGACCATCCGCATCGACTCGCTGGACAACAGCTACTGGAACCGCAGCTTCACCACGGCCCGCCGTTTCAGTGGCTAATACGACAGGCCACCGAGCGCAGGTCACCTCCGCGCCATCAATCAGAAAAGCCCTACCCGCATTTGCAGTATTCCCACGTTAACTCTTCCCCGGAGATTTCTAAGATGGCGCCCCGTTTTACTCGTTAGTCACACGATGTAGCCCAAATGCGCCCCCTGATTCTCCTGAGTACAGCGTTGCTGCTCATTCTTTCCGTTCCGCAGGCCGAAGCCCGCGAGAGCAAAAGCCCGCCTCCGCACAAGACCAGCGCGAAACTCGCGCGGGCCGCACAGGGCAAACCGCTCAACCGCAACAACGTCCGACTGCACACAGCGGCAAAGCGCCCGTTGCAGTCCGGCGTGCACAAGCTGCAACTGAGCAGCAACTCGCGAGTGGTCGCCCGCGCACGTCAGCTGGTCGGCGTCCCTTACAGCTTCGGAGGCACCACGGTGGCCAGCGGTTTCGACTGCAGCGGCCTGCTGGTCTATCTGTTCCGCACGGAAGCGGGAGTGAAGGTGCCGCGCACCACCGGCGAAATGATCCAGCGCGGCGGCAAGCGCGTCGATCGTCATGACCTGCGCCCCGGCGATGCAGTGTTCTTCAATCGCAACGGTCGCGGCAGTGTCAGCCACGTCGGGCTGTACATCGGCAACAACCAGTTCATCCATGCGCCCAGTACCGGCGAAAGCGTTCGCATGGACTCGCTGGCGCAAAGCTACTGGCAACGCAGCTTCACCACCGCCCGCCGTTTCAACGGCTGAGCCACACCTCATGAAGGGATGCCATGCGCATGTCCAGCGTTCGGGTCGAGATCGTGCGTTATACCGACGAGTGCTTCGCCGGCTGGGCCGAGTGCCGCCTGATCGATGCAGCGGGCCATGCCTGGCGTTTCCTCAAGCCGCGCGCGCGGCTGCGTACCGCGCAGGATGACGACAGCCTTCCGGCAGTCGGCCATATCGACTGCGAAGTCCTGGAACAAGGTGATGGCACGGCGCTGGTGAGCACCGCGCGACCGCGCGGCATCACCTCGCTGGACGGCGAGAGCCGCTTCCGCATCCCTCTGAGCGCACTGAGCGAGGACTGACCCGCCGTCAGTCCCGGGTCGCCTGGCCTTCCTCGGCAATCTTCGCCGCATCCCAGCCGCCGCCCAGCGCGGCGATCAACTGCACACTGGCAGTCAGCCGGCTGCCAGTCAGGGTCAGCAGTGTCCGCTCGTTGGACAGCGCGCTGGTCTGGGTGGTGACCACGTCGCTGTAGTCGATGGTGCCGGCCTTGTACTGGTTTGTGGTCAGGCGCAGTGCCTCACGGGCGGAGTCCAGCGCTTCCTGCTGTACGCCGCTCTCCTCTTCCAGCACCTTGAGCTGGACCATGTAGTCCTCGACCTCACGGAAGCTGTCCAGCACCGTCTGCCGGTAGCTGGCGACCGTCTGGTCGTAGCTCGCCTCGGCCTGCTCGACCTGGGAGGCGATCAGCCCGCCGTCGAACAGCGTCATGGCGAACTGCGGGCCGATGGACCAGTAGCGGTTGGGCGTCTCGATCCAGTTCTGGAAGCTGCCGCTGCGGTAGCCGCCGGCGGCGGTGAGGGTCAGGTCGGGGAACCACGCGGCCTTGGCCACGCCGATCTTGGCGTTGGCGGAGATCACCTGGCGCTCCGCGGAAGCCACGTCCGGGCGGCGCTGCAACAGTTCCGAAGGCAGCAACGCGGGCACCGACGGCAGGCTCGGAACACCCTCCACAGCAGCCAGGGAGAACTGCGCTGGCGGCAAGCCGACCAGCACGGCGATGGCGTGCTCCAGTTGCGCGCGCTGGTACTTCAGGTCGATGGCCTGGGCCTCGGTGCTTTTCAGCTGAGTACGTGCCTGGGCGACGTCGGCCTTGGTGACAATGCCGGCGTTGTACTGGTTCTCGGTGAGTTTGAGCGAACGCTGGTAGGCGACGACGGTGTCATTGAGCAGCTTGATCTGCTGGTCCATGACCCGCAGTTGCAGGTAGTTCTGGGTCAGCTGGGATTGCAGCGAAAGACGCGAGTTGGCCAAGTCCGCGGCACTGGCATCCATGCTGGCGTTATCGGCTTCCAGCTGGCGACGCAGTTTGCCCCACAGGTCCAGCTCCCAGCTCACGCCGAGGCTCGCCGAATAACTGTTGCTGATCGAGCTGCTGCCGCCGCCACTGCTGACGGTGGAGCCATCCGGCAGCCGCACGCTGCCGCCGCTGCCGGTGCCTTGCCCGGAGCGGGTCTTGCCGACGTCGGCACTGATGGTGGGGAAGAACGAGGAGCGCGCGCCCTTGGCCAGTGCCTGGGCCTGGCGGTAGGACGCGACCGACTGCGCCAGGGTCTGGTTGGCAGCAACCAGGCGGGTCTGCAGGTCGTTCAGCGTGGCGTCGCCGTACAGCTCCCACCAGGCGCCGTGGTTGAAGCCGTCTTGCGGCTTCGCCAGTTGCCAACCCTCACCCTCCTTGAAGCTGGCGGGCACCGTCAGCTCGGGGCGCTGGTAGTCCGGGCCGATGGCGCAACCGGCCAGGGCCACGGCCAGCGCCAGAGCCAGCGGAGTGAGCAGGGAACGGGAATGGATCATACGGGTGTCTCCAGGGCGCCGTCGGTTTTCACGCCGCGCTTCTTGTTGACCCAATGGCGCAGGCGGTCGAGGTAGAGGTAGACGACGGGGGTGGTGTACAGGGTCAGCAACTGGCTGCCGATCAGGCCGCCGACGATGGTCATGCCCAGTGGGCGGCGCAGTGCGGCATCGCCACCGATGCCGAAGATCAGCGGCAGCGCGCCGAGGATGGCGGCCAGGGTGGTCATCATGATCGGCCGGAAGCGCTTCATCGCCGCTTCCAGGATCGCGTCCCGTGGCGACAGGCCGAGGGTGCGTTCGGCGTCCAGGGCGAAGTCGATCATCATGATCGCGTTCTTCTTCACGATGCCGATCAGCAGGATCACCCCGATCAACGCGATCAGCGACAGCTCGGTGCGGAACAGCATCAGTGTGAGCAGTGCACCGACACCGGCCGAGGGCAGTGTCGAGAGAATGGTCAGCGGATGAACATAGCTCTCGTAGAGGATGCCCAGCACGATGTAAACCGACACCAGCGCCAGCAGGATCAGCCAGGGCATGTCGTTCTGGGTGTCCTGCACGGCGCCGGCGTTGCCTTCGAAGGTGGCCTGAATTTCCATCGGCAGGTGGATGGGTTCCACCGCCGCCAGGATCGCGTCGCGGGCCGGGCCGATCTGCGCGCCCTGCGCCAGGTTGAAGGAGAAGGTGGTCGCGGCGAACTGGCCCTGGTGGTTGACCTCCAGCGGCGCGCGGCTCGGCTCGATATGGGTGAAGGCCGAGAGCGGGATGCGCTCGCCCTCGCTATTGATCACGTAGACCTGGCGCAGCTCTTCGGGCGTCTCCTGGTACGGCTGGGCGACTTCCATCACCACGTGGTACTGGTTCAGCGGGTTGAAGATGGTCGAAACCTGGCGCTGGCCATAGGAGTTGTTCAGCACCGCATCCACCTCGGCGACGTTCACGCCCAAGCTGGCCGCGCGGTCGCGGTCGATCACCAGGCGGCTCTGCACGCCCTTGTCCTGGGCGTCGCTGCTCACGTCGACGATCTGCGGCACCTTGTTCATCGCCGCCTCGACCTTCGGCGCCCACTCGCGCAGCAGGTTGAGGTCATCGCTGCGCAGGGTGAAATCGTACTGCGCGTTGCCCTGGCGGCCGCCGATGCGCACGTCCTGGCCGGCGACCAGGAACAGGTTGGCGCCGGGCACCTGCGCCAGCTTCTTGCGCAGGCGGTTGACGATGGTTTCGGCGGAGTCGCGCTCGGTGATGTCCTTGAGGGTGACGAAGAAGGAGCCGGTGTTGCTCGACTGCCATTTGCCGCCACCGACGAAGCCCACCACGTTCTCCACGCCCGGGTCCTCGGAGAGGATCTTGCGGAACTGCGCCATCTTCTTGTCCAGCGCCTGGAACGAGATGCTCTGGTCGGCCACCGCGAAGCCGCGCAGGCGTCCGGAATCCTGCTGCGGCAGGAAGCCCTTGGGCACCACCACGAACAGGTACAGGTTCAGCGCGATGCAGCCGAGCATGATCACCACCATCAGCCGCGAATGCTCCAGCGCCCAACTCAGGCTGGCGTGGTAACGCTGCATGAAGGCGACGAAGAAACGGTTGCTCTGGCGATCCACCGAGGCCTTCTTCGGCCCTCGCTCGACAGGCTTGAGCAGGCGCGCGCAGAGCATCGGCGTCAGTGTCAGGGACACCACCAGCGACACCAGGATGGCCGCCGCCAGGGTCACCGAGAACTCGCGGAACAGCCGCCCGGTGATGCCGCCCATCAGCAGCAGCGGGATGAACACCGCCACCAGCGACAGGGTCATCGACAGCACGGTGAAGCTCACCTCTCTAGCCCCGCGAATGGCGGCCTGGATCGGCGGGTCGCCCTCCTCGATACGCCGGGCGATGTTCTCCACCACGACGATGGCGTCGTCCACCACGAAGCCGGTGGCGATGATCAGTGCCATCAGCGACAGGTTGTTCAGCGAGAAGCCGCACAGGTACATGACCGCGAAGGTCCCCACCAGCGACACCGGCACCGCGAGGCTGGGGATCAGCGTGGCGCGGCCGTTGCGCAGGAACAGGTAGACCACCAGGATCACCAGCACCACGGAGATGATCAGGGTCAGCTCGGCCTCTTCCAGCGAGGAGCGGATCGACGGGCTGCGGTCGTCCATCACCGACAGTTTCACCTGCGGGCCGAGCACATCCTGGATGATCGGCAACTGCTCGTGGATCGCGTCGGTGGCTTCGATGATGTTCGCGCCGGGCTGCCGGGTGATGATCAGCAGCACCGCCGGCAGGTCGTCGGAGAAGCCGGCGTTGCGGATGTCCTCAACCGAATCGGTGACCTTGGCGACGTCCTTCAGGCGCACCGACGCGCCGGTTTCGGCGTTGTAGTGGACGATCAGCGGGGCGTACTCGCTGGCCTTGCGCAGCTGGTCGTTGGAGTCCACCTGCCAATGGCGCTCGCCGAACTCCAGCGAGCCCTTGGGACCGTCGGCGTTGGTGTTGTTGATCGCATTGCGCACCGTGTCCAGCGAAATGCCGTAGTGGCTGAGCTGGTCCGGATTGACGTCGACGCGCACCGCCGGCAGCGACGAGCCGCCGATGCTCACCTGGCCCACTCCCTTCACCTGCGCGAGCTTGGGCGAGACGATGGTCGAGGCCAGGTCGTACATCTCACCGCGGGTGTAGGTGTCCGAGGTCAGCGTGAGGATCATGATCGGCATGTCCGACGGGTTCGCCTTGCGGTACGTCGGGTTGTTCGGCATGCCGGTGGGCAGCAGGCTCATCGCCGCGTTGATCGCCGACTGCACCTCGCGCGCCGCGCCGTCGATGTCCTTGGACAGGTCGAACTGCACGATGATGGTGGTGTTGCCCAGGGAGCTGCTGGAGGTCATGTCGGTGACCCCGGCGATGCGTCCCAGGGAGCGCTCCAGCGGCGTGGCCACGGTGGAAGCCATGGTCTCCGGGCTGGCGCCGGGCAAGGTGGCCTGCACCATGATGGTCGGGAAGTCGACGTTGGGCAGCGGCGCCACCGGCAGCAGGCTGAACGACAGCGCGCCGGCCAGCATCAGCGCCAGGGTCAGCAGGCAGGTGGCGACCGGGCGCAGGATGAACAGGCGCGAGAGGCCGCCCATCAGGTCCGCTCCGCCGGGTCGATGCTGTTCACGTCGAGGCCGTGACGGCCACGCCAGGCCGCCCAGCGCGCGGCGAGGCGGTCGAAGTACAGGTAGATCACCGGCGTGGTGAACAGCGTCAGCAGCTGGCTGACCAGCAGGCCGCCAACCATGGTGATGCCCAGCGGCTGGCGCAGCTCGGCGCCGGCGCCGCCGGCGAGCATCAGCGGCAGTGCGCCGAGCAGCGCGGCCATGGTGGTCATCAGGATCGGCCGGAAGCGCAGCAGGCACGCCTGATAGATCGCCTCATGGGGCGGCTTGCCCTCGTTGCGTTCGGCATCCAGGGCGAAGTCGATCATCATGATCGCGTTCTTCTTGACGATACCGATCAGCAGGATGATACCGATGATCGCCACGATGCCGATGTCCTGGCCCGACAGCATCAGCGCCAGCAGCGCGCCCACGCCCGCCGAGGGCAGCGTGGAAAGGATGGTCACCGGGTGGATGAAGCTCTCGTAGAGGATGCCCAGCACGATGTACATGGTGACGATGGACGCCAGCACCAGCAGCAGGGTGTTCGACAGCGAGGCCTCGAAGGCCTGCGCCGCGCCACGGAAACTGCCCTGCAGGCTGACGGGCATTTCCATCTGCGCCTCGACGTCGCGGATCGCCTGCACCGCCTCACCCAGGGCGACGCCCTTGGCCAGGTTGAAGGAGATGGTCGCCGCCGGGAACTGGGCGATGTGGTTGACCGCCAGCAGGGTGTGGCGCTCCTCCACCTTGGCCAGGCTCGACAGGCGCACCTGGGTGCCGTCGCTGGAGGGCACGTAGAGGTTCTCCAGCGACTGCGGGCCGATCTGGAATTCCGGCGCCACTTCCAGCACCACGCGGTACTGCGTGGCCTGGGTGAAGATGGTGGAGATCAGCCGCTGGCCGAAGGCGTTGTACAGCACGCTGTCGATGTTCGACAGGCTCACACCCAGACGCGAAGCGGTGTCGCGGTCGATATTGATGTAGGCCTGCAGGCCCTTGTCCTGCCAGTCGGTGGCCACGTCGGCCAGCTCCGGCAGTTGCTGCAGGCGGTCCACCAGGCGCGGCACCCAGTCGGCGAGGACGTCCGGGTCAGCATCCTGCAGGGTGAACTGGTACTGCGTCCGGGCGATGCGGTCTTCGATGGTCAGGTCCTGCACCGGCTGCATGTACAGCTTGATGCCGGCGATCTGGTCCACTTCCGGCTGCAGGCGCTGGATCACCTCGCTGGCGGTCACGTCGCGGTCGGCGTGGGGCTTGAGGTTGATCAGCAGGCGCCCGGTGTTGAGCGTGGCGTTGGTGCCGTCGACGCCGATGAAGGACGACAGGCTTTCCACCGCCGGGTCCTGCAGCACGATCTTCGCCAGCTCCTGCTGGCGGCCCGCCATGGCCTGGAAGGAAATCGACTGCGGCGCTTCGGCGATGCCCTGGATCACACCGGTGTCCTGGATCGGGAAGAAGCCCTTGGGCATGAAGATGTACAGCAGCGCGGTGAGTACCACGGTGGCGATGGCCACCAGCAGGGTCAGCGGCTGGTGACGCAGAACGACACGCAGGGCCGCCGCGTAGCGCTCGATCAGGTTGTCGATGAAGCGCCCGGCGGCGCGGGCGAAGCGCCCTTCCTTCTCCGGCTCGACGTGGCGCAGCAGCTTGGCGCTGAGCATCGGCGTCAGGGTCAGGGAGACGAAGCCCGATATGAGAATCGCCACCGCCAGGGTGATGGCGAATTCGCGGAACAATCGGCCGGCCACATCGCCCATGAACAGCAGTGGGATCAGCACGGCGATCAGCGAGAAGGTCAGCGAGATGATGGTGAAGCCGATCTGCTTCGAGCCCTTGAGCGCGGCTTCCAGCGGCGTATCGCCCTTCTCCAGGTAGCGTGCGATGTTCTCCACCATGACGATGGCGTCGTCCACCACGAAGCCGGTGGCGATGGTCAGCGCCATCAGCGTCAGGTTGTTGATCGAGAAGCCGGCGAGGTACATCACGCCGAAGGTGCCGATCAGCGACAGCGGCACGGCGAAGCTGGGGATCAGCGTTGCCGAGATGTTGCGCAGGAACAGGAAGGTAACCATCACCACCAGGCAGACGGCGAGGAACAGCTCGAACTGCACGTCCGCCACCGAAGCGCGGATGGTCGTGGTGCGGTCGGTCAGCACCGACACTTCGAGGCTGCCGGGCAGGGTTGCCTGCAGTTGCGGGAGCATCTTCTTGATGCTGTCCACCACCTCGATGACGTTGGCCCCCGGCTGGCGCTGGATGTTCAGCACCACGGCCGGCGAGGTATTGGCCCAGGCGGCCAGGCGCACGTTCTCGGCGTCATCCTCCACGCTCGCCACGTCACGCACGCGCAGGGGCGAGCCGTTCTTGTAGGCGATGATCAGGTCGCGGTAGGCGTCAGCGGACTTGAGCTGGTCGTTGGCGTCGAGGGTCGAGGAACGGGTCGGGCCATCAAAGCTGCCCTTGGGGCCGTTGAGGTTGTTGTTGGTGACGGTGGTCTGCAGGTCCTGCAGGCTCAGGCCGGCCGCCGCCAGCGCGCCGGGGTTGGCGCGGATGCGCACCGCGGGGCGCTGGCCGCCGCTGATGCTGACCAGGCCGACGCCGGAAATCTGCGAAATCTTCTGCGCGAGGCGCGTATCCACCAGGTCCTGGATCTGCGGCAGCGGCATGTCCGTGGACATCACCGCCAGCGTCAGGATTGGTGCATCCGCCGGGTTCACCTTGCTGTACACCGGCTGGTTCGGCAGGTCCTTGGGCAGCAGGCTCTGCGCGGTGTTGATCGCCGCCTGGACTTCCTG harbors:
- a CDS encoding MdtB/MuxB family multidrug efflux RND transporter permease subunit, whose protein sequence is MNPSRLFILRPVATTLLMVAILLSGIIAYRFLPISALPEVDYPTIQVVTLYPGASPDIMTSSVTAPLENQLGQIPGLNEMSSTSSGGASVITLQFSLQINLDVAEQEVQAAINTAQSLLPKDLPNQPVYSKVNPADAPILTLAVMSTDMPLPQIQDLVDTRLAQKISQISGVGLVSISGGQRPAVRIRANPGALAAAGLSLQDLQTTVTNNNLNGPKGSFDGPTRSSTLDANDQLKSADAYRDLIIAYKNGSPLRVRDVASVEDDAENVRLAAWANTSPAVVLNIQRQPGANVIEVVDSIKKMLPQLQATLPGSLEVSVLTDRTTTIRASVADVQFELFLAVCLVVMVTFLFLRNISATLIPSFAVPLSLIGTFGVMYLAGFSINNLTLMALTIATGFVVDDAIVMVENIARYLEKGDTPLEAALKGSKQIGFTIISLTFSLIAVLIPLLFMGDVAGRLFREFAITLAVAILISGFVSLTLTPMLSAKLLRHVEPEKEGRFARAAGRFIDNLIERYAAALRVVLRHQPLTLLVAIATVVLTALLYIFMPKGFFPIQDTGVIQGIAEAPQSISFQAMAGRQQELAKIVLQDPAVESLSSFIGVDGTNATLNTGRLLINLKPHADRDVTASEVIQRLQPEVDQIAGIKLYMQPVQDLTIEDRIARTQYQFTLQDADPDVLADWVPRLVDRLQQLPELADVATDWQDKGLQAYINIDRDTASRLGVSLSNIDSVLYNAFGQRLISTIFTQATQYRVVLEVAPEFQIGPQSLENLYVPSSDGTQVRLSSLAKVEERHTLLAVNHIAQFPAATISFNLAKGVALGEAVQAIRDVEAQMEMPVSLQGSFRGAAQAFEASLSNTLLLVLASIVTMYIVLGILYESFIHPVTILSTLPSAGVGALLALMLSGQDIGIVAIIGIILLIGIVKKNAIMMIDFALDAERNEGKPPHEAIYQACLLRFRPILMTTMAALLGALPLMLAGGAGAELRQPLGITMVGGLLVSQLLTLFTTPVIYLYFDRLAARWAAWRGRHGLDVNSIDPAERT
- a CDS encoding C40 family peptidase; this encodes MRPLILLSTALLLILSVPQAEARESKSPPPHKTSAKLARAAQGKPLNRNNVRLHTAAKRPLQSGVHKLQLSSNSRVVARARQLVGVPYSFGGTTVASGFDCSGLLVYLFRTEAGVKVPRTTGEMIQRGGKRVDRHDLRPGDAVFFNRNGRGSVSHVGLYIGNNQFIHAPSTGESVRMDSLAQSYWQRSFTTARRFNG
- a CDS encoding C40 family peptidase translates to MRPIRWLPFYLFCTLGASIALADEYDAPDWRRYESASIDRSFSPAGHASIGGEQRGVAHRMQRSGEFSQAHQRSAAVLPSRGHDKGSRQFSPVDTSRIVERAHELIGTPYRWGGESEENGFDCSGLLVYLYRSIANRKLPRTTHSMIAQRQNEVSRDELQPGDAVFFNHNGGGSASHVGLYIGDDRFIHAPRTGKTIRIDSLDNSYWNRSFTTARRFSG
- a CDS encoding multidrug efflux RND transporter permease subunit: MGGLSRLFILRPVATCLLTLALMLAGALSFSLLPVAPLPNVDFPTIMVQATLPGASPETMASTVATPLERSLGRIAGVTDMTSSSSLGNTTIIVQFDLSKDIDGAAREVQSAINAAMSLLPTGMPNNPTYRKANPSDMPIMILTLTSDTYTRGEMYDLASTIVSPKLAQVKGVGQVSIGGSSLPAVRVDVNPDQLSHYGISLDTVRNAINNTNADGPKGSLEFGERHWQVDSNDQLRKASEYAPLIVHYNAETGASVRLKDVAKVTDSVEDIRNAGFSDDLPAVLLIITRQPGANIIEATDAIHEQLPIIQDVLGPQVKLSVMDDRSPSIRSSLEEAELTLIISVVLVILVVYLFLRNGRATLIPSLAVPVSLVGTFAVMYLCGFSLNNLSLMALIIATGFVVDDAIVVVENIARRIEEGDPPIQAAIRGAREVSFTVLSMTLSLVAVFIPLLLMGGITGRLFREFSVTLAAAILVSLVVSLTLTPMLCARLLKPVERGPKKASVDRQSNRFFVAFMQRYHASLSWALEHSRLMVVIMLGCIALNLYLFVVVPKGFLPQQDSGRLRGFAVADQSISFQALDKKMAQFRKILSEDPGVENVVGFVGGGKWQSSNTGSFFVTLKDITERDSAETIVNRLRKKLAQVPGANLFLVAGQDVRIGGRQGNAQYDFTLRSDDLNLLREWAPKVEAAMNKVPQIVDVSSDAQDKGVQSRLVIDRDRAASLGVNVAEVDAVLNNSYGQRQVSTIFNPLNQYHVVMEVAQPYQETPEELRQVYVINSEGERIPLSAFTHIEPSRAPLEVNHQGQFAATTFSFNLAQGAQIGPARDAILAAVEPIHLPMEIQATFEGNAGAVQDTQNDMPWLILLALVSVYIVLGILYESYVHPLTILSTLPSAGVGALLTLMLFRTELSLIALIGVILLIGIVKKNAIMMIDFALDAERTLGLSPRDAILEAAMKRFRPIMMTTLAAILGALPLIFGIGGDAALRRPLGMTIVGGLIGSQLLTLYTTPVVYLYLDRLRHWVNKKRGVKTDGALETPV
- a CDS encoding efflux transporter outer membrane subunit encodes the protein MIHSRSLLTPLALALAVALAGCAIGPDYQRPELTVPASFKEGEGWQLAKPQDGFNHGAWWELYGDATLNDLQTRLVAANQTLAQSVASYRQAQALAKGARSSFFPTISADVGKTRSGQGTGSGGSVRLPDGSTVSSGGGSSSISNSYSASLGVSWELDLWGKLRRQLEADNASMDASAADLANSRLSLQSQLTQNYLQLRVMDQQIKLLNDTVVAYQRSLKLTENQYNAGIVTKADVAQARTQLKSTEAQAIDLKYQRAQLEHAIAVLVGLPPAQFSLAAVEGVPSLPSVPALLPSELLQRRPDVASAERQVISANAKIGVAKAAWFPDLTLTAAGGYRSGSFQNWIETPNRYWSIGPQFAMTLFDGGLIASQVEQAEASYDQTVASYRQTVLDSFREVEDYMVQLKVLEEESGVQQEALDSAREALRLTTNQYKAGTIDYSDVVTTQTSALSNERTLLTLTGSRLTASVQLIAALGGGWDAAKIAEEGQATRD